The window GACCCAATTCTTGGCTCTTAAATGAGAATAAGCTTTAAAGTAATCAGGAAAAGATACCCTTTTGGAGGTCATATTGATATAGTCCCATAactcgttatttgtttttataacATTATCACCAGTTACAATCTTTATACAATTGAGAGAAAAAGATAGATAAAAGGCTTCTTCTAAAGTCAACTGAAACCATTGTTTATCTTTATCGATTGTTATAATTGGTCGACCAAAACAGGCTTGATTTAGAAGGTCAGTTTGGTCAGGATTAGTTGCAAGAAGTACACTAGAGCCTGATAGTATTCCTGAAGAATTGGATTTGATTAGAGAAGACTGGAGATCTGAAACTGTCTTTGACATGGGAATTTCAAGGGCTTTTGCTTCTGACCCTTTTCCTTTCCATCTTGGTCCACCCATTAAAaccttcaaaaaaataaaaaagatgaaTGTGTGTATTATTACAGGTCGAGAAATTTGGTCACTAGACTTTTAAAATTCGTTATTAAAACCATTCGACTTTAATTGTCCCTAATTGGAAAGCATAATGAAGTGGAATCACCGAAAAAATCACGAACAGACTCCACACAGGAAATACAGGAGACAGAATCAATGGCATATAAACACTCGACACACACTCCAGGCAGGTATAATCACACACATACACTCCACACAGCAAATACTATGGAGTTGAAGAAATGGAGATGAAACCAATAATGATGATCAATGGCATATTACCTGATGGACGAAGTCGCTGATGACAAAAAATCGCGGCTGGGTCGAGGTTTTCTGGAACAAACGGCCACAAGGCGACAACGGCGGAGTCGAGGTGCGTCGATTGGGTTTTCAGCCTCATTAACGTGTTTTGTTTGCGtaattaaaatgattttaaataaaaaatagagtaaattacacgaatggtccctatggtttagtgtAATTTGCGCATTTGGTCCTTAACttctttttttaactcggaaggtccctattatttgtttttgttacgtgcttggtccctatcttatctaaaaagattatttttgccttgattttttaatttatattaaataaacacaccccaaacccaccccctcaccttaccttacctatcctatcaatttttctatttaaataatagtctttttaggtaagatagagaccaaacgagtaacaaaaacaaacagtaaggaccaagcgtgtaacaaaaacaaacaatagggaccttccgagttaagaaaataagttagggaccaagagCGCAAATgaccccaaaccataaggactattcgtgtaatttactctaaaaaataattattatttttgtattttgagtAGGAGATtgctataaaaaaaaaaaaaaaaaaaaaaaaaaaaaaaaaaaaaaaccgcaaaaccgaaaaaccgatcTGATCCGGCCAATCCAAAACCAAAAAAATCCAAACTAAAAAAAACCGAAACTGTATTTATGGGTCGGTTTCGGTTTGGATATTTCGATATTCGCGGATACCCAAACCAAaccttcgtgtgtgtgtgtgtgaggggCTCAAATGAGAACCACAAAAGATTAAAACTCCTAAGAACCCCTAATTCTTAAGTAAATATGTATTCTGAATACCTATTAAATATGTTAAAAatctaaatatttattttttggtAAAAATATGGAAAAATCGTATTTTTTAtagtataatattttcatttatacATTCATTAATATTTTAAcacacaatttatataaaatacaacttaatatagaaaatttaaaatttaatatataaaattcacaacttaatacaatcaattttACACTAATTTACATATTACATATTCAGAAAAGTTAAATTCCACCATTCAttcaaaaatcatatatatatatatatatatatatatatatatatatatatatatatatatatatatatatatatatatatatatatatatatatatatatatattcatgcaTTTACAGCCACCATTCATtcaaaatcatatcatatcatatatatatatatatatatatatatatatatatatatatatatatatatatatatatatatatatataaagtcatGCATTTACAACTTAGACACttcattcacagtttaataaacatattaattcacacactttgaatttaatgcaaaacAATTATCTAAAAACTAATACTTTCTTACATACTTATACAATACAAAGATAAATATATTCACaagaaaattaatacaaaaaatcataaataatattttaacacaaaattatgtaaaaaaaattcacaacttaatacagctaattcacaacttaatacaataaaCTATAGTTTAATActcaaaattcacaacttaatataacaaattcataattttaacacataaatgttatatattattaacttaaaacttatatttataacCTCATATAAaacattcacagtttaatacacaaaaattatatattcacagtcatattctcaacttaaaacttatatttatacgTTCATATTTGGAAGCATTTATgtgtattaaaatgtgaatttattaTACTAAGCTTAAAAAGTACATTCAcattttaataaacatattaattcactcACTTTGAATTTAGTGCAAAACAATTATCTCAAAACCGATATATTTTCACATACTTATacaagaaaaaaatataaatatattcacaagaaaatcaatacaaaaattcatacataaattattaatgttttaacacaaaattatacttaatacaacaaattcacaacttaatacaataaattacagtttaatacacaaaattcacaacttaatatataacaaattcataatttaatacaaaCAAATGTTATATATACTtaacttaaattttatatttataacttCGAATAAAacatttacagtttaatacagttaattcacagtttaatacacaaaattgaCAATGTAATACAATAAATTtgcaatttaatatataaaaattatatattcacaactgtattctcaacttaaaacatatatttatactgTCATATCTTGAGGCATTTTATGTGTACTAAAATGTGAATTTATTACATTAAACTGTTAAtaaaattgtaacaccccgtttattaaataaataaatagacaaattaataaataaatgataGCCCTAAATGCAGAATAGTGTAGTAAGGAGTTAGTTTTGGGGGTTAAAAAGTTATAATTGAGAGCCTGAGGGTCAAAGTATAAATTCAGGATTTATTTGGAAAGATTTTTTAAGACATGGACTGTTTGGTATATGttggatttaaattgaaaagatATTTGGAAGCTGGAGGCTGAAGAGTAAATTTTGGACTTAATTTGTAAGGGTTTTCAGAAAGCATGGTTTGAATGGTAAATTaaggatttgttttgaaaagaatAATGGGAGGAGGGGGTGGAAGTGTAAAAACCATATGAAAAGTTgggggccgagtagcttcgtttgattacgATAGCCGAGGATTGTTgccctgcatgggagggtctgggtaccgtactggggcggggTACGGAAGGTGCTAATGGATGAGGCCAACAAGTCTCGGTTCACCATCCCCccaagggcgacgaagatgtatagagatcttcaacccgattactggtggccctgcatgaagcgggacgtagcttggtacgtggagagaTTCCTgatctgcaggaaggtcaaggcagagcaccagaggccccacggcaagatgcagccgctcgtatgcgaaagttatgaatttctgaagttcggggcgtaaACCCCAAGGTTGTgtcagttcacgaggtgagcattagaaactcacgaggtgaacaggtactggacgtcttccagggcaagtggccatgaTGAACGCAATGACGTATCGAGCTTACGGGgtgaatattagaaactcacgGGGTGAGTAAGTTCATGAGGTGAATAttaaaaactcacgaggtgaactcaggaaattcaccctataaatagaaatcaagggtcagcCGATTTAGGTTGCTCTCTcttactctcccactcccgatactctctctaagccctattttaacccccccgaagccccgatatcattcccgaaccccgaagcaagtcccgaagcctaaagatcccgagaagtgaaattcccgagccgaagctctccCTGCGAGaagccgatttttgtgaagatcttccagatctaccgaagaatactacttctataagccgtagtgttgtccgatcatcttttgatcaagtgagtgtgtgtttactttcttctaacacataaatatgaagtatttgttataaaatacgtgctatgtgtttatatattgttgtttatttgagatgagtggggaatggatgttttatatagtttttaaatgagttaaactgtatatgtattttatatctacaaatatgttgggtagaacatgggtagatgagatagttggtgtgtgataaaaggaTGAGTTGGATTAGGCCAAGAGGtaagttttagatccgggagtatggatcaggtaaagagataaaacttgtcattagtctgggagtatggattaagactaagttaattgtccctaatcggggagtatggattgggcacaattattgatccgggagtatggatcagatcaggattaaggtatagttaattgtccctattccgggagtatggattgggtacaat of the Lactuca sativa cultivar Salinas chromosome 6, Lsat_Salinas_v11, whole genome shotgun sequence genome contains:
- the LOC111880478 gene encoding tRNA-splicing endonuclease subunit Sen2-1; translation: MGGPRWKGKGSEAKALEIPMSKTVSDLQSSLIKSNSSGILSGSSVLLATNPDQTDLLNQACFGRPIITIDKDKQWFQLTLEEAFYLSFSLNCIKIVTGDNVIKTNNELWDYINMTSKRVSFPDYFKAYSHLRAKNWVVRSGCQYGVDFVAYCHHPSLVHSEYGVLVFSDGNRNRNQNWNGNEDGNGIGNDRLRVWSDFQCMLRLSGSVAKTLLILYVNRNGENGIDSPCCLGNYSVEERTITRWNPERFREDQENVENGTKLVNLL